The DNA sequence GCGCGCGGCGACGTATTGGCTGACGGTCCGTCCACAGATATGGGCGAATTGGCTTTAGGGCAAAATGTATTGGTCGCCTTTATGCCTTGGAACGGCTATAACTATGAAGACTCGATTTTAATTTCCGAACGCGTCTCGCAAGAAGACCGCTTTACGACTATTCATATTGAAGAATTGACTTGCGTCGCGAGGGATACGAAATTAGGTCCTGAGGAAATTTCCAGTGACATTCCGAATGTGAAAGAAAGCGCTTTGGCTAAATTGGATGCTACAGGTATCGTGCATATCGGTGCGGAAGTGAAAGCCGGAGATATTCTGGTCGGTAAAGTGACGCCGAAAGGCGAACGCTCCCAGTCGCCGGAAGAAAAATTGCTGCGCGCAATTTTCGGCGAAAAAGCTTCTGATGTAAAAGACAGTTCTTTACGTGTACCGACCGGAATGGACGGTACGGTGGTTGATGTGCGTGTTTATACCCGCGACGGCGTAGAAAAAGATGAGCGCGCCAAAGAAATCGAGGCGATGGAAATCGAGTCGATTGCGCAAGACATTAAAGACCAATTACGTGTTTTCGAAAAAGATATTTATGACCGCGTGGCGCGTTTGCTGATGGGGCAAGAAATCAAAAAAGTGCCGGGACGTAAGGCCGGTGCTGCAGTGGATCAGGCTTTGTTGGACGAAGTGGCGCCTGAGCAATGGTTTGATTTGCGCATGAAAGATGCGGATATTAATGAGCAACTCGATACCATGCACCAATTGCTTGCCGATAAACGCAAAGAATTGCAAGATTTCTACGAAGAGAAGAAAGCCAAATTCGCACAGGGCGATGATATGGCGCCCGGTGTATTGAAGATGGTAAAAGTCTATCTGGCAGTTAAGCGTCGTTTGCAACCGGGCGATAAAATGGCAGGTCGCCATGGTAATAAGGGTGTCGTCTCTTTGGTCGTGCCGGTGGAAGATATGCCTTACATGGAAGACGGCACGCCGGTAGATATTGTGCTTAACCCATTAGGCGTACCTTCTCGAATGAATATCGGACAGGTTCTTGAATTGCATTTAGGTTGGGCCGCGCGCGGTTTGGGACGTCGCTTGGGACAATTGATGGATGAGGGCAAATCCGTTAAAGAATTGCGTGACTATTTGCATGCGGTGTATAACCATAATCCGGAATGCGCTACCACGGATTTAGCGAGTTTGAATGATGAAGACTTCTTAGTCTTATGTCAGAATTTACGTGAAGGGATTCCGATGGCAACGCCTGTTTTTGACGGTGCCAAAGAAGAAACCGATCTGCGCAAAATGTTAGAGCTTGCCGGTTTGCCGCTCTCAGGACAGACGCGTTTATACGACGGTCGCACGGGCGAAGCCTTTGACCGTGATGTCTCGGTCGGTTACATGTATATGCTTAAATTGCACCATTTGGTCGATGACAAAATGCATGCGCGTTCAACCGGTCCTTATAGTTTGGTGACGCAGCAGCCTTTAGGCGGACGTGCGCAATTCGGCGGTCAGCGTTTCGGAGAAATGGAGGTGTGGGCATTAGAGGCTTATGGTGCGGCTTATACCTTGCAAGAAATGCTGACGGTAAAATCTGATGACGTGGAAGGTCGTACGAAGATGTATAAAAACATTGTCGATGGCGATTTGCGTATCGATCCGGGCTTGCCGGAGTCCTTTAACGTGCTTACCAAAGAAATTCGTGCTTTGGGTATTGATATCGGTCTTGCTCAAGAATAATTCACAAAGGTGTTGGAATGAAAGAAATTATTGCTATGTACGGGCCACAGAATGTGGCGGAAGATTTTGATCAAATCCGTATTGGATTGGCATCGCCTGATGTGATTCGTTCTTGGTCTTACGGCGAGGTAAAAAAACCCGAAACCATTAACTACCGTACCTTCAAGCCGGAGCGTGATGGTTTGTTCTGCGCGAAAATCTTTGGTCCGATGAAGGATTATGAGTGCTTGTGCGGCAAATACAAACGTTTGAAACATCGCGGCGTGGTCTGTGAACGTTGCGGTGTAGAAGTGACCAAAGCCTCTGTGCGCCGTGAGCGTATGGGGCATATTGACTTGGCAACGCCTGTCGCCCATATTTGGTTTTTAAAATCTTTGCCCTCGCGTATTGGTTTGCTATTAGACTTGACCTTGCGCGAAATCGAGCGGGTCTTGTATTTTGAGTCCTTCATTGTGCTTGATCCGGGCATGACGCCTTTGGAAAAAAATCAGCTCTTAAATGAAGAAGCCTATCATCAGGCGGTTGCCGAATATGGTAATGAATTCAAAGCAATGATGGGTGCTGAAGCGATTCAATACATTCTTAAACATATGGATTTGGCGGCTGAAATTCAGGATATCCGCGAACAGTTGGAAGCGACGAATTCCGAAACCAAAAGCAAGCGTTTGTTAAAACGCTTGAAACTCATGGATTCCTTGCTGCAATCGGGCAATAAACCGGAGTGGATGATTTTAGAAGCCCTGCCTGTGTTGCCGCCGGATTTGCGTCCATTGGTGGCATTGGATTCCGGTCGTTTCGCCACTTCGGATTTGAACGATTTATACCGCCGCATTATTAACCGTAATAACCGCTTAAAGCGTTTGTTGGAGCTATTTGCGCCGGATATTATTGTGCGCAATGAAAAACGCATGCTGCAAGAAGCGGTGGATTCCTTATTGGATAATGGTCGTCGCGGTCGTACTGTAACCGGTTCTAACAAACGTCCTTTGAAATCCTTAGCTGATATGATTAAGGGTAAGCAGGGACGTTTCCGTCAAAACTTGTTAGGTAAGCGGGTTGATTATTCCGGACGTTCTGTCATCGTGGTTGGTCCGACCCTGCGCCTACATCAATGCGGTTTGCCCAAGCGCATGGCATTAGAATTGTTTAAACCCTTTATTTTCCATCAATTGATTTTAAACGGACATGCGCCGACGATTAAGGCGGCAAAATTGATGGTAGAGCGCGATGAGCCGCAGGTTTGGGATGCGCTGGAATATGTGATTAGCGAACACCCTGTGATGCTTAACCGCGCACCGACTTTGCATCGTTTGGGTATTCAGGCCTTTGAGCCGGTCTTGATTGAAGGCAAGGCGATTCAATTGCATCCTTTGGCTTGCTCGGCATTTAACGCCGACTTTGACGGCGACCAAATGGCGGTGCATGTGCCTTTGTCTTTAGAAGCGCAATTGGAAGCGCGCGCATTGATGATGAGTTCGAACAACATCTTGTCGCCGGCAAACGGCGAGCCGATTATCGTGCCTTCACAAGATATGGTATTGGGGCTTTACTATATGACGCGTGAGCGCATCAATGCCAAAGGCGAAGGGATGCGTTTTGCCGATGTGGCGGAAGTTGAGCGTGCGTATCAAAGCGGCTTGGTGGATTTGCAGGCGATCATTGAAGTGCGCTTGAAAGTTTATGCCGACGGCGATACGGCGGATACGGCGCCGGTGCGTGTCAAAACAACGGTTGGCCGTGCTTTGTTATCGCAAATTCTGCCGGCGGGTCTGGGTTTTGTCCATATTGACAAGCCGATGAAGAAAAAAGCCATTTCCGCTTTGATTAACCAATGCTATCGCCAATTAGGCTTGAAAGATACGGTTATTTTGGCTGACCAGCTGATGTACACAGGTTACCGCTATGCGACCCGTTCTGGTTCTTCAATCGGCATTGTGGACATGGTTGTGCCGGAAGCGAAGCAGGAAATTTTGGCAAAAGCGGAAGGCGAAGTTAAGGAAATTGAAGAGCAATTCTCTTCAGGTTTATTAACTGCCGGTGAGAAATACAATAAAGTCATCGATATTTGGTCGCGCACCAATGACCAAGTTGCTAAGAAAATGATGGAGCAACTGGGTAAAGACAAAGTAACGACACGTGACGGACAAGAGGTTGAGCAGGATTCTTTCAACTCGGTCTTTATGATGGCGGATTCCGGTGCGCGGGGTTCTGCGGCACAGATTCGTCAGTTGGCCGGTATGCGCGGCTTGATGGCGAAGCCGGATGGTTCGATTATCGAAACCCCGATCACGGCGAATTTCCGTGAAGGTTTAAACGTATTGCAGTACTTTATCTCTACGCATGGTGCGCGTAAGGGCTTGGCGGATACCGCTTTGAAAACGGCAAACTCCGGTTATTTAACGCGTCGTTTGGTCGATGTCGCGCAAGATGTCGTGATTACGGAAAAAGATTGCGGCACGAGCGAAGGTATTGAGATTCAAGCGGTGGTAGAAGGTGGCGATGTGGTCGTCTCATTATCAGAGCGCGTATTGGGTCGGGTATTGGCAGAGCCGGTCAGCGACGGCAATGATGACATTGTTTTGCAAGCCGGACAGTTGCTGGAAGAAGCTGAAATTCAAATTTTGGAAAAAGCCGGTGTTGATCGCGTTAAAGTACGTTCGGTTATTACCTGTCAATCGCGTCACGGCGTATGCGCACAATGTTACGGTCGTGATTTGGCGCGTGGCCATCAAGTGAATGTCGGCGAGGCGGTAGGCGTAATTGCGGCGCAATCAATCGGCGAACCCGGAACGCAGTTAACCATGCGTACTTTCCATATTGGCGGTGCGGCACAAAGTTCGGCGGCGGTCGGCAGTATTGAAGTGAAAACCAACGGTCATGCGCGTCTGTCTAATATTAAGACCGTTACTAACAGCGAAGGCAAACTGGTAGCGGTATCGCGTTCCGGAGAATTGTCCATTCTCGATAAGAACGGTCATGAACGCGAGCGCTATAAACTGGCCTACGGTGCGATTTTGAATATCGTTGACGGCGATGAAGTCAAACAAGGACAAACAGTCGCAATGTGGGATCCGCATACGCATCCGATTGTTGCCGAAGTGGCGGGGCGCGTCAGCTTCTTTGATTTTGAAGAGGGTGTGACGGTGCAAACCTCATCTGATGCCGATACCGGTTTGACGGTGCAAACCGTGATGGAAAACTCGCAGCGCCCAACCTCGGCGAAAGATAAGCGTCCCTTGATTCAGTTATTGGATGAAAACGGTAAGGCAATTACGCAATCAGGCTCGGAAATTCCGGTGAACTATTTCTTACCGGCGGGTGCGATTGTCAATTTGCTTGACGGCGCAGAAATTCGCGTAGGTGATGTTTTGGCGAGAATGCCGCAGGCTTCCGGTAAATCAGCAGATATTACAGGCGGTTTGCCGCGCGTGGCAGATTTGTTTGAAGCGCGTAAACCGAAAGAGCCGGCAATTCTGGCGGAAATGACCGGAACGGTTGCTTTCGGTAAAGAAACCAAAGGTAAGCAGCGCTTGATTATCAACGGCGAAGAAGGGGAATCTTTAGAATTATTGATTCCTAAATGGCGGCGTTTAAACGTATTTGAAGGCGAGCAAGTGAAAAAAGGCGAGGTGCTTGCTGACGGCGAGCCGAATCCGCAAGATATTTTGCGTTTGCGTGGCGTACATGAATTAAATGAACATATCGTCCGTGAAATTCAAAATGTTTACCGCTTGCAAGGCGTAAAAATCAACGATAAACATATTGAAGTGATTGTACGTCAAATGTTGCGTAAAGCTTTGGTGGTCGATGCGGGCGAATCGCGCTTGATTCCCGGCGAACAATTGGAATTGAATCGCGTCTTGGAAGTGAATGACAAATTATTGGCAGAAGGCAAGCTGCCGGTACGTTACGAACCGGTGCTGATGGGAATTACCAAAGCCTCTTTGGCAACGGATTCGTTCGTATCAGCGGCTTCTTTCCAAGAAACCACCCGCGTATTGACGGAAGCTGCCGTGGTCGGACAAGCGGACGATTTACGCGGACTGAAAGAAAATGTGATTGTGGGTCGCCTGATACCGGCAGGTACGGGGCTGGCTTATCATCAACAGCGTCGAGAATTGCGTTATGCTGAACAATCATTAGAACTGATGCAGCAAAACGAAGCGGCGCAAACTGTTGCAGAAAACGTTGCCGGGCATGAAGATGCTTGACTTTTGCAATAGATAACAGTACTATCCCGCACCTTTGACGCGGTTTAGCGAATTGTTTTTAAGATATTAACGCTTTGGAGAATAAAAAATATGGCAACTATTAACCAATTGGTGCGCAAACCGCGCGTCAAGCAAGTTGATAAAACAAATGTCCCTGCATTGCAGGGATGCCCTCAAAAACGCGGTGTATGTACCCGTGTTTATACTACAACACCTAAAAAGCCTAACTCAGCTATGCGTAAGGTTGCGCGTACGCGTTTAACTAACAAGTATGAAGTAACTGCCTATATCGGCGGTGAAGGTCATAACCTACAAGAGCACAGCTTAGTGCTTATTCGAGGCGGGCGTGTAAAAGATTTGCCGGGTGTGCGTTATCACATCGTGCGCGGTGCATTGGATACAGCAGGTGTTAAGGATCGCAAACAAGGTCGTTCAAAATACGGCACCAAGCGTCCTAAATCATAATTTCTAGGAAAAGAAAACATGTCAAGAAGAGTACGTGCGCCTGTGCGCCACATTTTGCCCGATCCGAAATTCGGGAATATCGTTGTTGCTAAATTTGTAAACATGCTGATGGTAAGCGGTAAAAAATCGGTTGCGGAAAGCGTTGTTTACAAAGCATTAGAAGCTGCTG is a window from the Suttonella indologenes genome containing:
- the rpsL gene encoding 30S ribosomal protein S12; protein product: MATINQLVRKPRVKQVDKTNVPALQGCPQKRGVCTRVYTTTPKKPNSAMRKVARTRLTNKYEVTAYIGGEGHNLQEHSLVLIRGGRVKDLPGVRYHIVRGALDTAGVKDRKQGRSKYGTKRPKS
- the rpoC gene encoding DNA-directed RNA polymerase subunit beta': MKEIIAMYGPQNVAEDFDQIRIGLASPDVIRSWSYGEVKKPETINYRTFKPERDGLFCAKIFGPMKDYECLCGKYKRLKHRGVVCERCGVEVTKASVRRERMGHIDLATPVAHIWFLKSLPSRIGLLLDLTLREIERVLYFESFIVLDPGMTPLEKNQLLNEEAYHQAVAEYGNEFKAMMGAEAIQYILKHMDLAAEIQDIREQLEATNSETKSKRLLKRLKLMDSLLQSGNKPEWMILEALPVLPPDLRPLVALDSGRFATSDLNDLYRRIINRNNRLKRLLELFAPDIIVRNEKRMLQEAVDSLLDNGRRGRTVTGSNKRPLKSLADMIKGKQGRFRQNLLGKRVDYSGRSVIVVGPTLRLHQCGLPKRMALELFKPFIFHQLILNGHAPTIKAAKLMVERDEPQVWDALEYVISEHPVMLNRAPTLHRLGIQAFEPVLIEGKAIQLHPLACSAFNADFDGDQMAVHVPLSLEAQLEARALMMSSNNILSPANGEPIIVPSQDMVLGLYYMTRERINAKGEGMRFADVAEVERAYQSGLVDLQAIIEVRLKVYADGDTADTAPVRVKTTVGRALLSQILPAGLGFVHIDKPMKKKAISALINQCYRQLGLKDTVILADQLMYTGYRYATRSGSSIGIVDMVVPEAKQEILAKAEGEVKEIEEQFSSGLLTAGEKYNKVIDIWSRTNDQVAKKMMEQLGKDKVTTRDGQEVEQDSFNSVFMMADSGARGSAAQIRQLAGMRGLMAKPDGSIIETPITANFREGLNVLQYFISTHGARKGLADTALKTANSGYLTRRLVDVAQDVVITEKDCGTSEGIEIQAVVEGGDVVVSLSERVLGRVLAEPVSDGNDDIVLQAGQLLEEAEIQILEKAGVDRVKVRSVITCQSRHGVCAQCYGRDLARGHQVNVGEAVGVIAAQSIGEPGTQLTMRTFHIGGAAQSSAAVGSIEVKTNGHARLSNIKTVTNSEGKLVAVSRSGELSILDKNGHERERYKLAYGAILNIVDGDEVKQGQTVAMWDPHTHPIVAEVAGRVSFFDFEEGVTVQTSSDADTGLTVQTVMENSQRPTSAKDKRPLIQLLDENGKAITQSGSEIPVNYFLPAGAIVNLLDGAEIRVGDVLARMPQASGKSADITGGLPRVADLFEARKPKEPAILAEMTGTVAFGKETKGKQRLIINGEEGESLELLIPKWRRLNVFEGEQVKKGEVLADGEPNPQDILRLRGVHELNEHIVREIQNVYRLQGVKINDKHIEVIVRQMLRKALVVDAGESRLIPGEQLELNRVLEVNDKLLAEGKLPVRYEPVLMGITKASLATDSFVSAASFQETTRVLTEAAVVGQADDLRGLKENVIVGRLIPAGTGLAYHQQRRELRYAEQSLELMQQNEAAQTVAENVAGHEDA